A stretch of DNA from Drosophila virilis strain 15010-1051.87 chromosome 5, Dvir_AGI_RSII-ME, whole genome shotgun sequence:
TGTAAATCGAATACAAACTCAGCAGTTCCAAAGGAATGTCCGCCCAACCGCCGGTGGAACAAAGAACTCCAAAAGTGTGTACCCAAGAAATTAGTAACGGCCTTTGGGAACACAACTGCAAAAGCGAATGCTAATAAAACAACATCATAGTTGTTGGAGCACCGGATTTTTCCTTATATGTGAAAGCACGAAATAAAATGGATATAAAATAGGGTACAATAAAAAGATTACTGCAATACCAAAGAACATTGGTCAGTAATTCGGTCTACGTGTTAAACCACAGCGTtgggtttttttattttgtttctgcAGCTGCTTTCTATATTTATAAGCTCAGGATAATTGGTTCATCTTGTTTTGTgaatttgtaaataatttatttatacattttagaACTTTACCTGTTCAGACTATTGTTTTGTCAGAAactgaaaacaaattttgaaaaaacattttaaaatattaacaaaacaaCTTGAtgaatcataatcataatcagtGCAGCAACTGCTACAAGAAATGTCCAAAGAAGAAATGTCAGGATTAAAACTGGACTGAAACAAAATACTAAAAAGACCCAAAAATAGTCTCCCGAATATTTAAGAATGACAGTAAAGTTGTATGTTtgttaatttgatttgttggTTAATATATCTTGTCCTCTGTCAaacacatatttattatacccttctTAACCAAACCAATGGGTCGAGCATATATAAAAGCTAAATCAAAAAGTTCAAAATACTCATGCTTATATAAAATGCAGCCGCGGGCGCAGCTGACGGGCGGGCAACATAATGAACGAACGTGGGGCAAATTGTTTGCGAGGCGAAGTGTCATGGCAGTTGGCCAacaaattacgtatacgccacgcAAGCCGCTGGCAAGCGAGTGTCAACTGAACTGCGACAAGCGGGTCGCTCAAAAAGACAGCCAAAGGACAGCTGTCGTCCATGGTGCGGCCAAAACAAATGAAGTTGAATTGCGCAATTGCAGCAAGCGCCCGAATTGCATTTGTCGCTAGCCTACAATAATCACTCGAGGGCGTTCCACAAAATACTTTCTACCGAAACACGCCCACATTTCGGGGAATGGTTGTCAATAATGAATGAATGCCCTTTGTTGGTTTCGGTCTCAGTTACCAGTGAGAGCTTCCAGGAACCCGTAATCAATAAGGACAACTTGCAGTTGCCATTTTAATGCGCTCAAGTGCGCCGTTTACAGTTAAACGGATCGCAAGCCCTCCCCCCCCTCCCACCACTCTTCAAGAATGGTGTCCTTGTAAGcgtacgagtgtgtgtgcttgtgtctgtgtatgcGTCTGTGTCGGCGCACTCGTTGGCATATTTTGCGGTTAAAATCCACACAAAAGGTGTGAAAAGCAGCAGCCGGCATGCGGCTCTTTTGATTGGATGCTGTTGCTTATTTGGCACGGATTTCATTTGCCTTCCGTTCGCCCCACCCAGCATCAGCTGAAAAGTGGTTTTTAGAAATTGAAAGTTGATGTGTGTTGCAACTGCAAATGTGCGATAAATGTTGAGTGTAGCTGCCATTGAGGGATACGAAACAGGTAAATGACAGCGAATGTGAATATTCCACATACACACGTCCATTTAAAGGTCTAAATAGCTGCTAAAGTGGaatgttaaaaaataatttcataatGGTAAATCTTTATATGTATAGGATATGTATTATGCTAGAAATTCCTGGAAACTACAGAAACTAATCGAGCCTCTTCGACTGAAGTCTCGTAGACCGTCTGTAAGAAACCTGTCAAAGCATGTGTCACATTTTTGTTAACTGGGTCGTGCCAATTGCCCCAACATTTTCTGGCATATGCtaatatttatgttatataCAATAGGgaaattaatgttattttatatgAAGTCTAATGTTAATATCTTACTCCTATCTCTTATCTGTACAACCACAGCACAATTTGCTAGCACTTGCTATGGCTGTGCAGCTTCCAAGAAAATAGAATTAAATATGCCTGAGCACAAATATTTGTCGGAGCTGATCGCATATTAGGGGACGCATTGCTCACTTAGACACCGCTCTTTTGTGTATTCTATGAGCACCCCTacaacgttttgtttttaggGCCTCataaattgcgcatacgccatgcTGCACACAGGCAAGCCAGACACTGGCATATagcttatattatttttgttgctactttttctttttttcgcgTGGAGACGGAAGCGCATAAATTTACCGTTGAAATATTTGTGAGCCGTGAAAAAGTCAgtgaaaaaatacaaaaagtttACTGAATGCCAAACGTGCACCGCCGTAGCACTTTGGCCTGTCCTCTGGTGGATAAAGAGGAGTGCTGGGAGCTCAAATTGACATGCAATTGCAATGGCATGCAAATTGCCGCTGCCTCGTGCCACTCTCCGTTGTGCTTCTTTTGACTGTGgcaagttcaatttggtagTCACACCAACGTCATGTGGCACTTGTCCAATTTTGATATGTCCCCGCGGACTTGTGCATTTTATTCACTTTTTGGTTTACTATATCCTGATGAAggatattttgattttgtcacCAAATATATACTCACTGCAAGGAGTCCAAGGTCCGGAGGAGTTCGGGTGGAGGTTCCATATATTGGTTTTATAGGTAAGAAAAATCGCTTGACAAACGAGTTCTGTGCAAAACACGGATCTTACTTTCagcatatcttgaccaaagtaaGCAATTAGGAAGTTCGTTATTCTTGTAGATATCTGCAAATCCGTATCCgttcggactactatatcacaatataatataatactaTATCACAGTATAAATTCACGACCTAGCAAGGGAATGTGATCTTCGGCTTGCGAATGATATTTGTTATTTCTTATgtctttttggcttttgcttgTGCCGCCAGCCTCGTCCCTGGTGCCGCTTTGTTCGCTTAcaagttaaatatttgaaaaattgtcATTTATTGCCAACGCGCTGAGCAGTTTTTAAAGCACTTTAACGTGGACGTCTGAGTGGCTTGTCTTGCCACAGTTTACATCTACGAAATGTTCACAGATGCCAGTTTTTTGTAGGTCAAGCACAGGCATTGCTGTCAGCCTCATTATGCTGCTTCACATTTTACCTTTCATACCcccagcaacatcatcatcatcatcgtcagcTTCAACATTTGGTTGTGCCATTGTCATAAAGGATCTAGTGGCAACAGTGGCCGTGAAGTTGGCCTCCCCACCTGGTTGTCTATCTCTGCCCATCTTTCATTCCCAAACGAACGGCTTGTGTGGAGAGCGCTACCTGCTCCCCGGCCCAGACAATTTTcagatgctgctgttgcttctggcAGTGTTGCAACCCACTTAGCAGTGTCAAGTTGTGTCTTTTGTGCCATCAATAAAATTACGAACGATGCAGCTGCCATCAGCTCTTCGGCACATGCCACGTGCTGGACCaacttttgcataaatatagcACTTGACTGCAAGTTGAGAAATGTTTCAGACGGATTTGttaatattcttatttttaaaacacAGCGTTGCTTTCAATTCAAATGTCAAATACAAAAGACCTTGGGCTGTGCACTGTAGTCTTGGTTCGCTGGGCACTGGGAAGCAGATACAAAATCGTTAAATGTTGGCCGCGTGCATGAAAAGACAGATGATGTTAATTGaatctaaataaaaacaattttttgtttgcattttcagaagttttatttagttttattactcaattaaaatttagttGGGACAtttgttgatgttttttttttttttttttttgcagttttttgaatgtatgtatatgctttCTGTGTTTtctcaaatattttcattaatatGTTTCTCTTATGCCTATTTACTTTTGGTTTAATGTAGTTGGTATGCAGTTTAGTAGAATTTTACTTTGATCtctaatataattataatgctctttatttatttagtcgtaattaatttgaatttaaacatttatttgtagTTGCTTGTGTAACAATTTTTCTTTGCTGCAAATTTGCCAGCATTTAAATTaggttttagttttgtttaaattgtatttttatattttatttacgttttttgtttttttttttttttcaattttctataatactcgtacgtatgtatataaatatttttttgataatatattttcaagTTGACAAACTTGTAGTACACTTggtagaaaaacaaaaaattgtgcCACCAGATTAGTTTAGAGTTCTTGTTTATCAGTTTAAGTAGCTCGCTGAAAAATTTGTTGACGTTTAGTAGCTGTTGTCGCTTGAGTACCCCTAATGCGCCTTGCGggcttatttaatttataaacattgAGTCAGTTACAAATTAtgctctttatttttattttttttttatgtttccGTGTGTAGGTACAACAATACACTGCATttggttttggctttggccagACAAACCGActaagtttaaaaaaatgtttcagcATTTTCCTTGGGTTTGTCTTCATTTTTTTGCCCTACAATAAATTTGGAACATCGTGCCTTTTTAACATGCTttgcaaattgattttaaacaCTGATTCGCCTTTAGGTTTTGGTTTTAGTTATTAAGTTATGATttacttttttcaattttaaataaaagacaaTTTCTGCAACTATAAGCTAATTGAatcttaatttatgcaaataagGGCAAAGAAGcgaaattgtttattttttgttaatattattatttgatattgaataaaaattatgaaacAGAGTAAGTAGGATGCATTTAAGACTACCGATTTTAGCTAATAATTGGCTCGGGTCGGCTTTACTTCTGAGtggatttatatatatatataacttgcAAATCATTCCATACAGCAAATCCAACGGTAGCGCCAAAGTTGACAGCGttttaagcaatttatttACTCTTTAACGAATCCCAAGATGATTTTAAAAGTACACGAACGTAGGACAACTTAAGGGTCCGGCATAATAGTGTCCTTTttgacaatttaaatattgcttataaaataatgaattaataataTGGTTACATAAAtatcattttcaattaattaacataTTTACTAAAAAGTTTACAAGAGTGCAGGCTTTTTCGTAAGCTCTACACAGTTACATTTtaccaatttttttgtttgtttatttaatacatttttttattttagttgaCTGCTCTGCTGACAGCCGATACCAACAAATTCAAACGCGGACTGCTCAGCTTATTCGGGATTGGTTTCCTTGCGTATCTTATGGCCACGGAAGGAGGCTTGGATTTTGGTGGCAGCCTTATTTAGCTCCGGATCGGTCAGATCGATGTCCAATTCCTCGGCCACCTTTTTGGTTATCTCCTGAATGTCTTCATCTTCGGGCACTTCCTTGTTGACCAGCTTGCGAGCCAAATGGCCCCGGAAAGTGGATTGAATCTTCAGCGCAGCATGGCACAACTCTGAATatgaaagacaaaaaaacaGAAGGTGGGTTAGTTTTTGTTGTACCATTTGGCCAATTGGCCAATGCCGCAAAAAAAGTGCAATgtttaattgaaaagtttGGCGCCTTTGCCTCTATTATACATAAGTGCTTTCTCTTGACCCTTTTAAGTGCAAAATTAGTGCTTTTTCTTGTTCTTCCCAATTGAAACTTTGCCCTAAACTAAGACAATTTCAACTAGTTTTAATTAACTGCTGTTCATGTGGCGCCAAACAAGCACTACTAACTTTTCATTTCCATGCACAAACTTATACAGCCATCTGTTGACCGTCATGTTAATATAAGTTTCTCtactataattaaatttataattcaatAATAAGCCAGGTCTTGAGTAGAAAAACAAGCCGAATATTGCTTGTAAATAGATAGgctgttgataaatatata
This window harbors:
- the igl gene encoding uncharacterized protein igl isoform X3; this encodes MKKSETKTTTNNGSAISAAANAAAEAASSSAEPTKAELEAEFDPNDKELCHAALKIQSTFRGHLARKLVNKEVPEDEDIQEITKKVAEELDIDLTDPELNKAATKIQASFRGHKIRKETNPE